A part of Aegilops tauschii subsp. strangulata cultivar AL8/78 chromosome 2, Aet v6.0, whole genome shotgun sequence genomic DNA contains:
- the LOC109784962 gene encoding alanine aminotransferase 2 produces the protein MRRFLTDRARRAVAASLRGATRPAAPSPAPAAALSRPSPSAPSAMAAYMARAMSTSAAGTPPVSLDTINPKVLEFKYAVRGEIVTHAQNLEQELHKNPESLPFDEILYCNIGNPHSLGQQPVTFFREVLSLCDHPALLDKSETHALYSSDAIERAWQILEKIPGRATGAYSHSQGVKGLRDEIAAGIAARDGFHASGDNIFLTDGASPAVHMMMQLLIRSEKDGILCPLPQYPLYSASIALHGGSFVPYFLDEETGWGLEVDELKKQVDEARSKGITVRALVVINPGNPTGQVLAEENQKKIVEFCKNEGLVLLADEVYQENIYVEDKQFHSFKKIARSMGYTDDDLPLVSFQSVSKGYYGECGKRGGYMEVTGFNADVREQIYKVASVNLCSNISGQILSSLIMNPPKVGDESYESFMVERDGIISSLARRAKALEEAFNSLEGITCNKAEGAMYLFPRLHLPQKAIGAAQAAGAAPDAYYALRLLQATGIVVVPGSGFGQAPGTYHFRCTILPQEDKIPAIISRFKEFHEKFMDEFRDVSRDEAPTGATIESGGD, from the exons ATGCGCCGCTTCCTCACCGACAGGGCGCGCCGCGCGGTGGCCGCTTCCCTGCGCGGCGCCACCAGACCAGCCGCGCCGTCTCCGGCTCCGGCCGCGGCGCTGTCTCGACCTTCCCCTTCTGCTCCTTCGGCGATGGCGGCCTACATGGCGAGGGCCATGTCCACTTCGGCCGCCGGTACGCCGCCAGTGTCACTCGACACCATCAACCCCAAG GTCTTGGAGTTCAAATATGCTGTTCGTGGAGAGATTGTTACACATGCTCAG AACTTAGAACAAGAGTTACACAAAAATCCAGAATCGCTTCCTTTTGATGAG ATACTCTATTGTAACATTGGAAATCCTCATTCCCTTGGTCAACAACCTGTTACATTTTTCAGAGAA GTTCTCTCTTTATGTGATCATCCAGCTCTCTTGGACAAAAGTGAGACTCATGCTCTATACAG TTCAGATGCTATAGAGAGAGCATGGCAAATTCTAGAGAAGATCCCAGGAAGAGCGACAGGAGCATATAGCCATAGTCAG GGTGTGAAAGGTTTGCGTGATGAAATTGCTGCCGGTATTGCTGCTCGTGATGGTTTCCATGCTAGTGGAGATAACATCTTCCTTACAGATGGAGCAAGCCCAGCA GTCCACATGATGATGCAGTTACTGATAAGGTCTGAGAAGGATGGCATTCTCTGCCCTCTTCCACAATACCCGCTGTATTCTGCATCAATTGCTCTTCATGGTGGTTCTTTT GTACCTTATTTCCTTGATGAAGAGACAGGGTGGGGGCTAGAGGTTGACGAGCTTAAAAAACAAGTAGATGAGGCTCGGTCTAAGGGTATCACTGTCAGAGCGCTCGTGGTCATAAATCCGGGAAACCCAACTGGACAG GTTCTTGCGGaggaaaaccaaaagaaaattgtTGAATTCTGCAAGAACGAAGGACTTGTTCTTCTTGCAGATGAG GTTTACCAAGAAAACATATATGTTGAGGATAAGCAGTTCCACTCTTTCAAAAAGATTGCACGGTCAATGGGATACACCGATGATGATCTTCCTTTGGTATCGTTCCAGTCAGTTTCTAAAG GTTACTATGGAGAATGTGGTAAACGAGGAGGCTACATGGAAGTAACTGGGTTTAATGCCGATGTAAGAGAACAAATTTACAAGGTGGCATCAGTGAATCTTTGTTCCAATATCTCTGGCCAAATTCTCTCTAGCCTCATAATGAACCCACCCAAG GTAGGGGATGAATCCTATGAATCCTTCATGGTAGAGAGAGATGGTATTATTTCATCGCTGGCTCGGCGTGCAAAG GCCTTGGAAGAAGCATTCAACAGTTTAGAAGGCATCACCTGCAACAAGGCTGAGGGTGCAATGTATTTGTTCCCTCGCCTTCATTTACCCCAGAAGGCGATTGGGGCTGCCCAAGCAGCTGGTGCTGCCCCAGATGCATACTATGCTCTCCGCCTTCTTCAAGCCACTGGAATTGTCGTCGTTCCTGGATCTGGATTTGGTCAG GCTCCTGGAACGTATCACTTCAGATGCACGATCTTGCCACAGGAGGACAAAATCCCTGCAATCATATCCAGATTCAAGGAATTCCATGAGAAATTCATGGACGAATTCCGTGATGTTAGCCGTGATGAAGCACCCACCGGTGCAACGATTGAAAGTGGAGGAGATTAA